The window CCTGTTCAGGCTCTTGACGGAGAGTCAGCATCAGCCTCACCATCCAGGCACCCCATTCACCCCGGGCGGCCTTCGGACACCCCACGGGCTGCCCGAAGGAACTCGGAGTCCCCACATGAAGCTCTCCGTTTCCGCGCGTGCCGTGGCAGCAGGCGGCATAGCGAGTGTCATGCTCCTGACGAGTGGCGCCGTGGCCGATGCCGCGTCCGCTCCCCCGAGACCGGCCGCGGCACCCGACCTGCCCCTGGCGAGCGTCAAGGCCCATCTGACCCAGCTGCAGTCCATAGCCACCGCCAACGGCGGCAACCGCGCGCACGGCCGGACCGGCTACAAGGCCTCGATCGACTACGTGAAGGCCAAGCTGGACGCCGCCGGATTCACCACCACGCTCCAGCAGTTCACCGCCTCGGGACGCACCGGCTACAACCTGATCGCCGACTGGCCCGGCGGCGACGCGAACCAGGTCGTGATGGCCGGCTCGCACCTCGACAGCGTCTCCTCAGGACCCGGCATCAACGACAACGGCTCCGGCTCGGCCGCCGTCCTGGAGACCGCCCTCGCGGTGTCCCGGGCGCAGTACAAGCCCACCAAGCATCTGCGGTTCGCCTGGTGGGGCGCGGAGGAACTCGGTCTGGTCGGCTCCCGCTACTACGTCAACCGGCTGACCACCGGGGACCGTTCGAGGATCAGCGCCTACCTCAACTTCGACATGATCGGCTCCTCGAACCCCGGCTACTTCGTCTACGACGACGACCCGGCGGTCGAGAAGACCTTCAAGGACTACTTCAGCGGCCTCGGCGTCCCGACCGAGATCGAGACCGAGGGCGACGGCCGCTCCGACCACGCGCCCTTCAAGAGCGCGGGCGTGCCGGTGGGCGGCCTGTTCACCGGGGCCAGCCGTGCGAAGACGGCGGCGCAGGCGGCCAAGTGGGGCGGTACGGCCGGGCAGGCCTTCGACCGCTGCTACCACTCCTCCTGCGACACCACGGCCAACATCAGCGACACCGCCCTCGACCGCAACAGCGACGCGGTCGCGTACGCGGTGTGGGAGCTGTCGGAGTAGTTCTTCTCTTCACTGGTTGCGGGCGCGTTCCGTGAGGCGGCCCATGCGGGCCCGGGCCGACTCCAGTTGCTCGATCTCGTCGGCTGCCGGGCCGTCCTCGGCGGCGAGCTCGGTCCACAGGCCGATCAGGTCGCGCCCCAGCTCCAGACCCACCGCCGGGTCGCGCACGGCCCGCCAGGCGGTGGACGCGCTCTGCACGTTGCCGTAGGCGGCCTCCGCGTCGCCCGTACGGCGGCGGGCACCGGCCAGGTCGAGCGACAGCCGGAAGGCGCGGAGCGGGTCACCGGCCAAGTAGGCGATGTACGCGCTGAGTTCACCCAGCCGGAGCACCTCGGGGTGCTCCGGCCCCAGCGCCGCCGACGCCTGCGCGACGGTCTGCTCCGCGAGCCCGGCCGCCTCCTCGATCCTGCCCTCCTTCACGGCCTCGTTGATCCGCGTGATCGGCTCCGCGACGAGGGCGGGCGCCGCGGAGTCGCCCGAGGTGTCGGGGGTCTCGTCCCCGAACATGGCCTCCGCGACGGCGTCGAAGCCGCGGGCGGGCGTGGGCTTGGCGTCGAGGTCGGCGAGCATCTCCGCTTCGAGCACCGGGTCGGGCTTCCTGCTTCGCCTCGGCGCGGCGACGGGACCGGCTTCGGGGACGGGCAGCGGCCTCGCGTCCATGGGCGGAGGCGGCCCGAACGCACCGGTGGGGGGCGCGACGGTGCCGGGCGGTGCGGCCGGGCCCGGAGGCGTGTCCTCCGGTGCGGGCGGCTCCTGTACGGCGCGCAGACGGAAGGTCGGGGCCGCGCCAAGGTCGTCCGACTCCGGTACGGGGCGCAGCACGTGTGTGGCGCTGTCGTTGCGCGAGGGGTTGTGTGAGGTGTCTTGTAGGGGTTCCTGCTCCGCCGGGGGTGGCATGGGTCCGGGCGTGCCGGGTGCGGGCGGTTCCGCAGCGGCGTCGGCGTGGGGCGGCTCGGCAGCCGTTGCGGCCGGGGGCCATTCCGTCGCCGGGACGGTCAGGGGCGGTTCCGCTGCCGCGCCGACCGGGGGCGGCTCTGCGACGGCGCCGGCCTGGGGCCATTCCGTCGCCGGACCGGCGGTCGGAGGGTGCGTAGGCGTGCCGGCCAAGGGCGCTTCCACGGCCGGGCCGACCGAGGGCGGCTCAGCGGCGGCGGCCGGGGGCCACTCCGTCGCCGGAGGGGCGGTCGGTGGTTGCGCGGGTGTGCCCGCCTCGGGCCATTGCACCGCCGCGCCGGCCGTCGTCGGTTCCGGGGCCGGGCGGGAGGTCGGGCCGGTCGTCGGGGGGTGCGGCGGGTGTCCGGTGACGGACTCCTCCGGCGGTGTCGTACGGACCGGCTCGGCCGTGAAGTGGCTGGAGCCGTCCGGTTCGACCCGGAGGGGGACGACGTAGCCGATGCGCTCGTCGTGGATGGTGGCGAGGACGGCATGGCCGGTGGCGAGGGCGATGTGGTGGAGGCGGTTCAGGACCGCCTTGTGGATCTCCTCGCCGGGGGCCGCGTAGACGGGGACGCCGCCGACGGACGCGCCGTCGGACACGCCCGGCGCTCCGGCACCGGCTCCGGCACCGCGTCCTGTTGTCCCGGGGACATGGACGTCGATCGGCGCCGCCGGAGTCGCCGCGTGTGCGGCCTGCTTCTGTTCCCGCTTCTTCTCGCGGCTGAGTCGCGACATCGTCCCCTCACTCGGCGTCGTACACCTACTTGTCGAGTGTGTCCGCTCGCTCCCGTTTCTCACGTCACCGCGGTGTCACAGGCTCGTCCCAAGGACTGTAGGCCCCGGCGCGCGTGGTTCCCGCCGGCATGAAGATCGACAGTACGAGGGAGGAGAGGTGCATGCAGACAGGCATGCGACAAGGCCCGGAGATCTGGATCCGCGGCCCGGTGACAACCCCGGAGCCGGGACCGCCGGAGCCGGCCCACGCCCACGCCGCGGCACGGCGGTTCTCCTGGGTCGGCACACACGGCGGCGCGGGCGTCTCCACGCTCGCCGCGGTCTACGGCGGTCATGACAGCGGCCGCTCCTGGCCCGGGCCGGGCGACCCGCCGTCCGTGCTGCTGGTCGCCCGGACGCACGCGGCCGGGCTGGACACGGTCGCCGGGGCGGTGGAGCTCTTCCGGCGAGGACAGGCCCCGCCGGGGCTCGACCTGGACGGCGTCGTCCTCGTGGCGGACGCCCCGGGCCGGCTGCCGCGCCCGCTCGCCCAGCGGGTCAAGTCCCTGGAGGCGGTCATCGACGTGTACCGCGTGCCGTGGGTGCCCTCCTGGCGACTCGGCGAACTGGGCCACCCGCCGCGCGAGACGGCGCCCCTGGCCAGGCTGACGGGAGAGGCACGCTGACGGCCGCGCCCCTGTCGGCGGGGGAGATCGCGGCGGGCGTACGGGCCCGGGAGCTGCGCGCGGTGGACGTGGTCGCGGCTGCGCTGGAGCGGATCGACCGGGCCGATCCGGAGCTGTGCGCGTTCGTCGAGGTGTGGCACGAGGAGGCGCTCCGGCGGGCGGGTGAGGTGGACGCGCTGCTCGACGGGCGTTCCGGGGGTGTCCCTCGCACGAGTGATGCCGACAGATCCGAAGATGCCCCTCGCACGAGTGGTGCCGACAACTTCATGGAGGCCGGGCCTCTGCCGCTCGCCGGTGTGCCCATCGCCGTGAAGGGGCGGAACGGGATGCGGGCGGCGGGGCCGCTGGTCGCGGCCGGAGCGGTGGTCGTGGGGGCCACCTCCGTGCCCGGGCCGGGGACGGAGTGGCAGACCTGGGGGCTCGGTGCGCGCGGCCGGACCGTGAATCCATGGCGGGCCGACCGTACGCCGGGCGGTTCCTCGGCCGGGTCGGCGGTGGCGGTGGCGGCCGGGCTGGTGCCGCTGGCGACGGGGAGCGACGGGGCCGGGTCGGTGCGGATCCCCGCGGCGTGGTGCGGGGTCGTCGGACTGAAGGCCACGGCCGGGCGGCTGCCCTCCGCCGACCGCACGGGGCTTGCCGTCCCCGGCGTGCTCACCCGCTCGGCGTCGGACGCGGCGCGCTGGTGGCAGGTGGTGACGGGCGAGCCGAAGCCCGTGCCCCCGCCCCTACCAATCACCGCCGTCTGGTCCCCCGACCTCGGTTTCGCCGGGCCCGATCCGGAGCCCGTCGCACTCGCCCGGGCCGCGGTGGAACGGCTCGTGGCGGCAGGTGTCGTACGGCTCGTACGACCACGGGTGCCGCTGCGGCTCACCGACCCCGGGCCCGCGTGGCTCGCCCTGCGCGCACCCGGCGCCGACCTGGCCGGGGCGCATCGCGACCGGGCGGAGAACGACCGGCGGCTGGCCGGGCTGTTCGAGGATGCCGAGCTGCTGCTGACGCCCACGGCACCCACCGCCCCGCACGGCCACGAAGGGCCAGGGGACCGCTACTCCACCTCGCTCACCTGGGCGTTCAACCTCAGCGGGCATCCGGCACTGAGCCTCCCGGCGGGCTTCGGCGAGGACGGCTGCCCGGCCGGGCTGCACCTGGTCGCACCGCACGGGCGGGAGGCGCTGCTGCTGGCGGTGGCGCGGGAGGCGGAGGCACGTATCGAGAGCTGACGGGCAGGCCCGCGTGACCGACGAGGCCACCCCTGGCGGATTTGAATGCGCACGCATATGATGCAAGCGCGTGTAATCGCCGTACGCCTTTCTTCTGGGGGACCTCCATGACCCGCCGCTTCCTCTTCGTCCTCGGCAGCGCCCGCGCCGAGGGCAACTCCGAGCTGCTGGCCCGCCGGGCCGCCGAGCAACTGCCCCCGGACGTCGAACAGCAGTGGATCGACCTCTCCGAGCATCCCGTGCCCGACTTCGAGGACCTGCGGCACGACAGCGATCATGTCCGTCCGACCGAGGGCAACCACGCCCTGCTCCTCGACGCCACGCTCGCGGCGACGGACATCGTGATCGTCACGCCCCTGTACTGGTACTCGGTCTCCGCACAGACCAAGCGCTACCTGGACTACTGGTCGGGCTGGCTGCGCACGCCCGGCCTCGACTTCAAGGCGACCCTGGCCGGACGCACCCTGTGGGGCGTCACCGCCTTGGCGCACCGGGAGGAGGTCGTCGCCGACCCGCTGATCGGGACGCTGCACAACTCGGCCGCGTACATGGGGATGCGCTTCGGCGGGGTGCTGCTCGGCAACGGCAGCAAGCCGGGTGACGTACTGAACGACACCGAGGCCCTGACCCGGGCCAAGACCTTCTTCACCCAGGAGGCGCCGCCCGCCCGGTTCCTGTACGAGAACTGAGCTCTAAGCGGTGATGTCCTTCGTCGTGAAGCGGGCCCAGGCCGCCGAGCCGAACACCGCCGCGTACAGGGCCTGGAGGCCGAGGTTCTTGGTCAGCTCGTCCCAGTAGACCGGCTCGCGCATGAGGTCGGCGAAGGACAGCCAGTAGTGCGAGAAGAAGTACGGCTGGAGGGCGTGCAGTTGCGGGATCTGGTCGAGGATCTGGACCGTGATCAGCAGGCCGACGGTGGTGGCCATCGCCGCGATGCCGCTGCCCGTGAGCGTCGAGACGAACAGGCCGAGCGCGGCGACGCCGATCAGTGACGCGGCGACGGCGAGGGCGATCAGCAGGGCTCTGCCCAGGCCCTCGGCGAAGCTGATCCGCGTACCGGAGATGGTCGTCAGGTCTCCTAGCGGGAACAGCAGCGCGCCGACCGTCAGCGCCGAGACGGCGACCACCAGGGTGGCCACCAGGCAGAAGATGACGACGGTCGCGTACTTGGTGAGCAGCAGACGGCTGCGGCCGGCCGGGGCGACGAGCAGATAGCGCAGGGTGCCGGCGTTCGACTCGCCGGCGATCGCGTCGCCCGCGACGACCCCGATCGCCATCGGCAGGAAGAACGGGAGGGTGGCGGCCAGGGCGGTGAAGACGAGGAACAGGCCGTTGTTGGTGATCTGCGAGATGAAGGCCGGTCCTCCGCCCCCTCCGCCGCCGGGCGACGAACCGTCACCCGTCTCGATCTTGACGGCGATGCCGACCAGGACGGGCACGCCCGCAAGGACGGCCAGCAGCGCGAGGGTGCGCCAGCGCCGGAAGGTCGTGGTGAGTTCGCTGCGCAGCAGCCCGAAGGTCCACAGCGGGCTCACCGGGCGTACGGCAGCCTTCGCCGTGTCAGCCTGCGACATCGAACCCCTCCCCCGTCAGCGCCACGAACGCGTCCTCCAGCGAGGCCCGTTCGACCGTGAAGCCGCGTACGCGCACCCCGGCCGTCACCAGCGCGGCGTTCACCTCGGCGAGGTCGCGGTCCGGCGGTTCGCCGGTCACCCGGTCGTCGGTGACGACGAGGTCGCCGATGCCCTGCTCCTTCAGCACCCGGGCCGCCTCCGCCGGGTCCGGAGTGGTCACGACGAGTCGGCCGCGTGCCCCGGCGGACAGCTCCGCCACCGGGCCCTGTGTGATCAGACGGCCCTGGGCCATCACGGCCGCGTGCGTGCAGACCTGTTCGATCTCGTCCAGCAGATGGGAAGAGAGGAAGACGGTCGTACCGTCCGAGGCCAGTTCCCGGATCAGGGTGCGGATCTCGCGCATGCCCTGCGGGTCGAGGCCGTTGGTCGGCTCGTCGAGCACCAGCAGCCGGCGGGGCTGGAGCAGGGCGGCCGCGAGGCCCAGGCGCTGCTTCATGCCCAGTGAGTACGCCTTGGCCTTCTTGCTCCCCGCGGCCGTCAGGCCCACCCGGTCCAGGGCGGCTGCGACCCGGGCCCGCCGGGTGCGGGGGTCGGCGGCCGGGTCGGCCGAGTCGTACCGGATGAGGTTGTCGCGGCCGGAGAGGAAGCCGTAGAGGGCCGGGCCCTCGATGAGGGCGCCGACGTGCGGCAGCACGGCGCGGGTGGCCCGGGGCATGGGCTGCCCGAGGACCCGCGCCGTGCCGGAGGTGGCCTCGATGAGGCCCATCAGCATGCGGATGGTGGTGGTCTTGCCGGAGCCGTTGGGGCCGAGGAAGCCGAAGACACTGCCCGCCGGGACGGTCAGATCGAGACCGTCGACGGCGAGCTGTCCGCCGCGGTAGCGCTTGGTGAGCGCGCGGGTGGAGATGACGGGGTCCGCGGGGTCTTCGGGCTCACCCCGCGCCTCCCGTTGCTCCGATTCCGTGGCGGACGGTTCGCCCATCGGCTTCCTCGTTCTCTTGGCGTCCCCTGGCGGCAGGGGACTTACTTCCCGGCGTCGGCCGCCTTCACCAGCGCGTCCTTGGTGACCAGGCCGACGTAGACCTTGCCGTCGTCCGTGATCAGGGCGTTGACCAGACGGGTCGAGAAGACCGTGCCCGAGCCGAACTTGCCGGTGACCTTGTCGCCGAGCGAGTCCATGAAGCCGCCGAGGTCGCCGCCGGCCTTGCCGGAGGGCACGCCCTCGCCGCCGGTGTCGAAGGTGGCTATGGCGTTCCAGCCCTCGCCGATGGTCTTCATGCCGTCGAGGCCCTGGCCGAGGTCCTCCTCCGACTTCGGGGCGTGCCGAGGGGCATCTCCCTTGTCGAAGTCCTTGCCCAAGTCCTTGCCGAAGCCCTTCTCGAGGCCCTTCTCGGAGCCCTTCTCGGGCGCCTCCTCCTCGGTGACCTTCGCCCCCTTCGGCGGGGTGAAGTCGAAGGTCGACGCGGCCGGCTTGGCGAAGTCGACCTGGGTGAAGCCCGCGTCGACGACGGCGGAGCCGCCGCTCGCCGGGGTCAGCGTGAACTTCAGCGGCGTGCCCGTCTTCGCGTCCACGGCCACGGTGATCGCACCGACCGTCGAGCCGGACTGCTTCGGCTTGATGAGCAGCTTGTAGGCGTCCCGCCCGGCGACCTGGGCGGTGCCGTCCACGGTCACGGAGGTCGTGTCGTCGGCGGCCTTGAGGGCCTCCTCGGCGAAGTCCTTCGGCGTGGCAGGCGGCTGCTGCCGGTGGTCCTCGCCGCTCTCGGAGGCCGTGCCGTGGTGGACCTCGTTCGACTTGCTGTCGTAGGCCCAGACGTCCTTGCCGTTGTGGACGATGCTGTACTCGGCGGCGTTCTCCAGCAGCGACAGCTTCTGCTTGTCCGGGCCGTCGGCCGCGACGCGCAGGGTGTGCGTGCCGGAGGCCAGTTCGGTGAGCTTGGCGGTCGGGTCGGCGGAGGAGCCGCCCTCGCCCCGGCCCGCGGCACCGGACATCAGGCTGCTCTCCAGCCCGCCGAGGTCCGGCAGCCCGAGGTCCGTGCTGATCTTCACGGTGCCGGACAGCTGCTGGACGTCCGACTTGGCGATCTTCTCGATGAGCTGCTGTGCGGTGATCTTCGGGAGGTCGGGGTCCCCGGAGTCGGCGAGCGCGGGGACCAGCCCGATCGTCGCGGCCGCCACCCCCATCACCGTGACCGGTACGACGTACCGCGCGGCCTTGCGCCGTCCGGAACGCCGCTCGTCGACCTCCCCGGCGGTCGTGCTGTCGTCGGATGCGTACGGTGCCATGTGTGCCCTACCTCCGTGGTCGGCGGCGGCTGTCCGTGTCGTCCACGCACTCGTCCCTGAGCCGCCATTCTCACCCGAACAGGTGAGGAGTGGTGTTTTCCCTGGTGTTCATCTGACCAAATCGGCCAGGGAAATACGTCAGACCCCGGACTCAACTCCACGTACTGCTGGGGTATGACACGGAGGACCGGCTCCTCCCCCGACCCGTAGGGGACGGGGGCCGGTTCGGGCGCCGCTTCGGGGCTAGCCCGCCCGGTGCACCACCGCGTCGCACAGCTCCACGAGTGCCGTCTTCGCGGCGCACTCGGGCAGGGGGGCCAACGCGGAGCGGGCGTCCTGGGCGTAGCGGACGGTGTCCTTCCGGGCCTGTTCCAGCGCCGGGTGGGCGCGCAGCAGGCGCAGGGCCTCGGCGTGCCGTTCGTCGTCGGTGAGGTCGGAGTCCAGCAGCTCGCACAGGGCGATGTCGTCCGCGAGGCCGAGCCGGGCCGCCCGCTCACGCAGCCGCAGCACCGGCATGGTGGGGATGCCCTCGCGCAGATCGGTACCGGGCGTCTTGCCGGACTCGTGGGAGTCGGAGGCGATGTCCAGGACGTCGTCCGCGAGCTGGAAGGCGACGCCGAGGCGCTCGCCGTACTGCGTGAGGACGTCCACGGTGGTCTCGTCGGCGCCGGACATCATCGCGCCGAACCGGCACGACACCGCCACCAGCGAACCGGTCTTGCCGCCCAGCACGTCGAGGTAGTGCTCGACGGGGTCGCGGCCGTCCTGCGGTCCGGCCGTCTCCAGGATCTGGCCGGTCACCAGCCGTTCGAACGCCTCGGCCTGCACCCGCACCGCCTCCGGGCCGAGGTCGGCCAGGGTGTGCGAGGCGCGGGCGAAGAGGAAGTCGCCGGTGAGGACCGCGACGGAGTTGTCCCAGCGGGTGTTCGCGCTCGCCACCCCGCGGCGCACCGTCGCCTCGTCCATCACGTCGTCGTGGTACAGCGTGGCGAGGTGGGTGAGCTCCACGACGACGGCCGAGGGCACGATCCCGGGCGCGTAGCGGTCACCGAACTGGGCGGAGAGCATCACGAGCAGCGGACGGAACCGCTTGCCGCCGGCCCGCACCAGGTGCTGGGCGGCCTCCGTGATGAAGGGCACCTCGCTCTTGGTGGCCTCGAACAAGCCTTCCTCGACAGCCGCCAACCCGGCCTGGACATCGGCTTCCAGAGCCTGGTCCCGCACGCTCAGCCCGAACGGCCCGACGTCGGTCACGAGGGGTCTCCTGTCTGCTGTGTCTGCCGGTGATTACGCGGATTGTCGATAGGTCGCTGCCATCACTCGAGTCAGCGTATCCGGTCACGTTTCGATCACCGCCAGCGCCCATGGTTACAGGCCGGGTGGTATCTGATCACGACCGTTATGTTTTCGATCAGCTCATAAGAACAGACATTTATCGACTTACCGGGAGGTAGTGAGATATGCACGATTTGCCGTGACGATTGCGCAAATTCCCTTTGACGGGAATTGCCCCACAGGCTCGTGATCAGTGAGTTGAATCACGTTAACCCCTGTGTCGCGCCACCCCGGCATCGACCCGTACCTCCTTCAGCCGAACGCCAGTTGAGCCTTGACTCTCGCAAAGGATCAAGCGGACCAAACACCCCCGACCAAGGTCAACCGCGCGATATGTGATTCCCATGCTTGTTCCCGACATGTGCTCTCGCATACGTTCCCGCCCTGTCCGGCGGACGCCGAATCCTGCCGCCGCCCGGACCCCCACACACAAACCGACTCACTCACGCAGGGCAGGAGCGGGGGACCCAGGTAAGTCGCCGGTCCGCACAGCGGCACGGCTCGGGGTGAAGCCGCGCACGGCAGTACATCGCCGTACGCGGCCGGGCACCTCCCGGCCCGAACCCGACAGCTCACCTCGCAGGCGCCGGAGAGGAATATCGCCATGGCCGGACGAGGCAAGCACCGTCGCCCCAGAACCAACCCGCTCTCCCGAGGTGTCGCGATCGCCGGCACCGGCGGAGCGGCCCTCACCCTCCCGCTCCTCGGAGCCACCTACGCGAGCGCCACCGAGGCGCCGCAGAGCGCACCCGCCGTCGCGCAGTCCCTGCCCCAGGCGGTCCAGCCCAAGTCGCTCACGTACACCGTGGCCAAGGGCGACACGCTCTACCGCATCGCGGACAAGTACGACGTCGCGGGCGGCTGGAAGAAGCTCTACAAGGACAACCGCTCCGCCATCGGCGACAGCCCGAAGGTGATCCACCCGGGTCTGAAGCTGAAGGTGTCGACGACGAAGGCGCCCGCCGCGAAGAAGGCGACCAAGTCGTCCGCTCCGGCCAAGCCGGCCGCCAAGCCCGCCGGTGGCGTCGCCAAGGCCACCCAGGCCTCGGCGAAGACCTACGCCGACAACCTCGACGGATGGATCCGCGAGGCGCTGGACATCATGGGCCAGAAGGGCATTCCGGG of the Streptomyces koelreuteriae genome contains:
- a CDS encoding M28 family metallopeptidase encodes the protein MKLSVSARAVAAGGIASVMLLTSGAVADAASAPPRPAAAPDLPLASVKAHLTQLQSIATANGGNRAHGRTGYKASIDYVKAKLDAAGFTTTLQQFTASGRTGYNLIADWPGGDANQVVMAGSHLDSVSSGPGINDNGSGSAAVLETALAVSRAQYKPTKHLRFAWWGAEELGLVGSRYYVNRLTTGDRSRISAYLNFDMIGSSNPGYFVYDDDPAVEKTFKDYFSGLGVPTEIETEGDGRSDHAPFKSAGVPVGGLFTGASRAKTAAQAAKWGGTAGQAFDRCYHSSCDTTANISDTALDRNSDAVAYAVWELSE
- a CDS encoding tetratricopeptide repeat protein encodes the protein MSRLSREKKREQKQAAHAATPAAPIDVHVPGTTGRGAGAGAGAPGVSDGASVGGVPVYAAPGEEIHKAVLNRLHHIALATGHAVLATIHDERIGYVVPLRVEPDGSSHFTAEPVRTTPPEESVTGHPPHPPTTGPTSRPAPEPTTAGAAVQWPEAGTPAQPPTAPPATEWPPAAAAEPPSVGPAVEAPLAGTPTHPPTAGPATEWPQAGAVAEPPPVGAAAEPPLTVPATEWPPAATAAEPPHADAAAEPPAPGTPGPMPPPAEQEPLQDTSHNPSRNDSATHVLRPVPESDDLGAAPTFRLRAVQEPPAPEDTPPGPAAPPGTVAPPTGAFGPPPPMDARPLPVPEAGPVAAPRRSRKPDPVLEAEMLADLDAKPTPARGFDAVAEAMFGDETPDTSGDSAAPALVAEPITRINEAVKEGRIEEAAGLAEQTVAQASAALGPEHPEVLRLGELSAYIAYLAGDPLRAFRLSLDLAGARRRTGDAEAAYGNVQSASTAWRAVRDPAVGLELGRDLIGLWTELAAEDGPAADEIEQLESARARMGRLTERARNQ
- a CDS encoding LolA family protein, whose amino-acid sequence is MAPYASDDSTTAGEVDERRSGRRKAARYVVPVTVMGVAAATIGLVPALADSGDPDLPKITAQQLIEKIAKSDVQQLSGTVKISTDLGLPDLGGLESSLMSGAAGRGEGGSSADPTAKLTELASGTHTLRVAADGPDKQKLSLLENAAEYSIVHNGKDVWAYDSKSNEVHHGTASESGEDHRQQPPATPKDFAEEALKAADDTTSVTVDGTAQVAGRDAYKLLIKPKQSGSTVGAITVAVDAKTGTPLKFTLTPASGGSAVVDAGFTQVDFAKPAASTFDFTPPKGAKVTEEEAPEKGSEKGLEKGFGKDLGKDFDKGDAPRHAPKSEEDLGQGLDGMKTIGEGWNAIATFDTGGEGVPSGKAGGDLGGFMDSLGDKVTGKFGSGTVFSTRLVNALITDDGKVYVGLVTKDALVKAADAGK
- a CDS encoding flavodoxin family protein, which produces MTRRFLFVLGSARAEGNSELLARRAAEQLPPDVEQQWIDLSEHPVPDFEDLRHDSDHVRPTEGNHALLLDATLAATDIVIVTPLYWYSVSAQTKRYLDYWSGWLRTPGLDFKATLAGRTLWGVTALAHREEVVADPLIGTLHNSAAYMGMRFGGVLLGNGSKPGDVLNDTEALTRAKTFFTQEAPPARFLYEN
- a CDS encoding amidase family protein; translation: MRAVDVVAAALERIDRADPELCAFVEVWHEEALRRAGEVDALLDGRSGGVPRTSDADRSEDAPRTSGADNFMEAGPLPLAGVPIAVKGRNGMRAAGPLVAAGAVVVGATSVPGPGTEWQTWGLGARGRTVNPWRADRTPGGSSAGSAVAVAAGLVPLATGSDGAGSVRIPAAWCGVVGLKATAGRLPSADRTGLAVPGVLTRSASDAARWWQVVTGEPKPVPPPLPITAVWSPDLGFAGPDPEPVALARAAVERLVAAGVVRLVRPRVPLRLTDPGPAWLALRAPGADLAGAHRDRAENDRRLAGLFEDAELLLTPTAPTAPHGHEGPGDRYSTSLTWAFNLSGHPALSLPAGFGEDGCPAGLHLVAPHGREALLLAVAREAEARIES
- a CDS encoding ABC transporter ATP-binding protein, which translates into the protein MGEPSATESEQREARGEPEDPADPVISTRALTKRYRGGQLAVDGLDLTVPAGSVFGFLGPNGSGKTTTIRMLMGLIEATSGTARVLGQPMPRATRAVLPHVGALIEGPALYGFLSGRDNLIRYDSADPAADPRTRRARVAAALDRVGLTAAGSKKAKAYSLGMKQRLGLAAALLQPRRLLVLDEPTNGLDPQGMREIRTLIRELASDGTTVFLSSHLLDEIEQVCTHAAVMAQGRLITQGPVAELSAGARGRLVVTTPDPAEAARVLKEQGIGDLVVTDDRVTGEPPDRDLAEVNAALVTAGVRVRGFTVERASLEDAFVALTGEGFDVAG
- a CDS encoding transglycosylase SLT domain-containing protein encodes the protein MAGRGKHRRPRTNPLSRGVAIAGTGGAALTLPLLGATYASATEAPQSAPAVAQSLPQAVQPKSLTYTVAKGDTLYRIADKYDVAGGWKKLYKDNRSAIGDSPKVIHPGLKLKVSTTKAPAAKKATKSSAPAKPAAKPAGGVAKATQASAKTYADNLDGWIREALDIMGQKGIPGSYDGIHRNVMRESSGNPQAINNWDSNAVKGTPSKGLLQTIDPTFQAYHVDGTSWDPYDPVANITAACNYAADRYGSIDNVNGPY
- a CDS encoding ABC transporter permease, with translation MSQADTAKAAVRPVSPLWTFGLLRSELTTTFRRWRTLALLAVLAGVPVLVGIAVKIETGDGSSPGGGGGGGPAFISQITNNGLFLVFTALAATLPFFLPMAIGVVAGDAIAGESNAGTLRYLLVAPAGRSRLLLTKYATVVIFCLVATLVVAVSALTVGALLFPLGDLTTISGTRISFAEGLGRALLIALAVAASLIGVAALGLFVSTLTGSGIAAMATTVGLLITVQILDQIPQLHALQPYFFSHYWLSFADLMREPVYWDELTKNLGLQALYAAVFGSAAWARFTTKDITA
- a CDS encoding polyprenyl synthetase family protein is translated as MTDVGPFGLSVRDQALEADVQAGLAAVEEGLFEATKSEVPFITEAAQHLVRAGGKRFRPLLVMLSAQFGDRYAPGIVPSAVVVELTHLATLYHDDVMDEATVRRGVASANTRWDNSVAVLTGDFLFARASHTLADLGPEAVRVQAEAFERLVTGQILETAGPQDGRDPVEHYLDVLGGKTGSLVAVSCRFGAMMSGADETTVDVLTQYGERLGVAFQLADDVLDIASDSHESGKTPGTDLREGIPTMPVLRLRERAARLGLADDIALCELLDSDLTDDERHAEALRLLRAHPALEQARKDTVRYAQDARSALAPLPECAAKTALVELCDAVVHRAG
- a CDS encoding DUF6668 family protein, with the protein product MQTGMRQGPEIWIRGPVTTPEPGPPEPAHAHAAARRFSWVGTHGGAGVSTLAAVYGGHDSGRSWPGPGDPPSVLLVARTHAAGLDTVAGAVELFRRGQAPPGLDLDGVVLVADAPGRLPRPLAQRVKSLEAVIDVYRVPWVPSWRLGELGHPPRETAPLARLTGEAR